The Brassica napus cultivar Da-Ae chromosome C7, Da-Ae, whole genome shotgun sequence genome has a segment encoding these proteins:
- the LOC106410816 gene encoding F-box/LRR-repeat protein 15 isoform X2 yields the protein MRIWCFDCFTDEEEEGRLKQSAMDNNNNNNNDDVDLDLNQTELGVSEDERWPMCEEMMRAATEEEEEDGTELEQLWSSEIRSHPHLVLQGESSNAAAAAAVGEDCTMEEADHDSYHKRAKVYSGLAESRSASGVSSDAGSSVERTVSFGVASSSRTDVDMFCQNFILNYSRKDGKKDEGDDNGSSESEDFEVHIDLTDDLLHMVFSFLNHIDLCRSAMVCRQWRVASSHEDFWKALNFENMRISIEQFEDMCLRYPNATEVNVYGTPSVNALAMKAATTLRNLEVLTVGKGHISENFFQALGECNMLRSVTVNEAILGNGAQEIHLSHDRLRELKITKCRVMRLSIRCPQLRSLSLKRSNMSQAMLNCPLLQLLDIASCHKLLDAAIRSAAISCPQLESLDVSNCSCVSDETLREIAQACASLHILNASYCPNISLESVHLPMLTVLKLHSCEGITSASMTWIANSPALEVLELDNCNLLTSVVLHLSRLQSISLVHCRKFTELNLQSVMLSSITISNCPALRRITITSNSLRRLALQKQENLTTLVLQCQSLQEVDLSDCESLSNAVCEIFSDDGGCPILKSLILDNCESLTEVRFSNSSLASLSLVGCRAVTSLELKCPRIEQICLDGCDHLETALFQPVALRSLNLGICPKLSVLNIEAPYMVSLELKGCGVLSEASIICPLLTSLDASFCGQLRDDCLSATTSSCPLIESLVLMSCPSIGSDGLSSLNGLPNLTVLDLSYTFLMNLEPVFKSCIRLKVLKLQACKYLTDSSLEPLYKEGALPALEELDLSYGTLCQTAIDDLLACCTHLTHLSLNGCVNMHDLDWGSTNVQPFDYFGVYSSGETTREPAEAANRLLQNLNCVGCPNIRKVLILPAARFYHLSTLNLSLSVNLKEVDLACSNLVLLNLSNCCSLEVLKLGCPRLASLFLQSCNMDEAGVEAAISRCCSLETLDLRFCSKISSVSMARFRAVCPSLKRVFSSPNLAD from the exons ATGAggatttggtgttttgattgcttCACCGACGAGGAGGAGGAAGGTAGACTGAAACAATCGGCTatggacaacaacaacaacaacaacaacgacgATGTCGATTTGGATCTAAACCAGACTGAGCTAGGAGTCAGTGAGGACGAGCGTTGGCCTATGTGTGAGGAGATGATGCGTGCTgcgacggaggaggaggaggaggacggTACTGAATTGGAGCAGTTATGGTCATCTGAGATTCGCTCCCATCCTCATTTAGTTCTTCAAGGAGAGAGTAGCaatgctgctgctgctgctgctgtagGTGAGGATTGTACGATGGAGGAAGCTGATCACGATTCGTATCATAAACGTGCTAAAGTCTACTCTGGCCTTGC TGAGTCACGGTCAGCTTCCGGGGTATCTTCAGATGCTGGTTCGTCGGTGGAGAGAACTGTGAGTTTTGGGGTTGCCTCTTCTTCTAGGACGGATGTGGATATGTTCTGTCAGAACTTCATCTTGAATTATAGTCGGAAAGATGGGAAGAAAGATGAGGGAGATGATAACGGTTCTTCTGAATCAGAAGATTTTGAAGTTCATATTGATTTGACTGATGACCTCTTGCATATG gTATTCTCGTTCTTGAATCACATCGACCTCTGTCGCTCTGCTATGGTGTGTCGTCAGTGGAGAGTAGCTAGTTCTCATGAGGATTTTTGGAAGGCCTTGAACTTTGAGAATATGAGGATTTCTATCGAGCAAT TTGAAGACATGTGTCTTCGCTATCCCAATGCCACTGAAGTGAATGTTTATGGCACTCCTTCTGTTAACGCTCTGGCTATGAAAGCAGCCACCACTTTGAG GAATCTGGAGGTCTTAACTGTAGGAAAAGGTCATATCAGTGAAAACTTCTTCCAGGCATTGGGGGAGTGTAATATGTTAAGGAGCGTGACTGTAAATGAGGCTATTTTGGGGAATGGTGCTCAGGAAATTCACCTGAGTCATGATCGGCTACGTGAACTTAAGATTACAAAATGCCGCGTCATGCGTTTGTCTATCAG GTGTCCGCAGCTCAGGTCTTTATCATTAAAAAGAAGCAACATGTCACAGGCGATGCTTAACTGTCCactccttcaacttcttgatATAGCCTCGTGCCATAAGCTCCTGGATGCTGCTATCCGTTCAGCTGCCATTTCGTGTCCTCAGTTAGAGTCGCTCGATGTTTCCAACTGTTCCTGTGTCAGCGATGAAACTTTGCGTGAAATAGCCCAGGCTTGTGCTAGTCTCCATATTCTTAATGCTTCATACTGCCCCAATATATCTCTTGAG TCAGTACATCTCCCCATGTTGACAGTTCTCAAGCTTCATAGCTGTGAGGGTATAACATCAGCGTCTATGACTTGGATTGCTAACAGTCCTGCGCTGGAG GTTTTGGAGCTTGATAATTGTAATCTGTTGACATCTGTCGTGTTGCATCTCTCCCGTTTGCAGAGTATAAGCCTAGTCCATTGCCGCAA ATTCACAGAGCTGAACTTGCAAAGCGTAATGCTTTCATCTATCACTATCTCAAACTGTCCAGCGCTTCGCCGAATCACAATCACTTCAAACTCCCTTCGA CGGTTAGCTCTCCAGAAACAGGAGAATTTGACAACATTAGTTCTGCAATGCCAGTCCTTGCAAGAAGTGGATCTCTCTGATTGTGAATCGCTCTCAAACGCTGTTTGTGAAATATTTAGTGATGATGGTGGATGCCCAATACTGAAATCATTAATTCTTGACAACTGTGAG AGCTTAACAGAAGTACGATTCAGCAATTCATCGTTGGCTAGTCTGTCCCTTGTTGGCTGTCGTGCTGTTACTTCTCTCGAGTTGAAGTGCCCTCGCATAGAGCAGATCTGTTTGGATGGATGTGATCATCTTGAAACTGCATTATTCCAGCCT GTTGCGCTCCGGTCTCTGAATCTAGGAATATGTCCGAAATTGAGTGTGCTCAATATCGAAGCACCTTATATGGTGTCCCTTGAATTGAAAGGCTGTGGTGTACTGTCTGAAGCATCCATCATTTGTCCTCTGTTAACATCTTTAGATGCGTCTTTCTGCGG CCAACTGAGGGATGACTGTCTATCTGCAACCACTTCTTCTTGCCCACTGATTGAGTCACTGGTGCTAATGTCGTGTCCTTCTATTGGCTCTGATGGTCTGTCTTCCTTGAACGGGCTCCCAAATCTGACTGTTCTTGATTTGTCGTACACTTTCTTGATGAATTTGGAGCCTGTCTTCAAGTCCTGTATTCGACTGAAG GTACTCAAATTACAAGCCTGCAAATATCTCACTGACTCATCACTGGAGCCTCTATACAAAGAAGGTGCTTTACCGGCACTTGAAGAGTTAGACCTGTCTTATGGAACTCTCTGTCAGACTGCGATTGACGATCTACTTGCGTGCTGCACACACTTGACCCATTTGAGCTTGAACGGCTGTGTTAATATGCATGACCTTGATTGGGGTTCAACCAATGTGCAGCCATTTGATTACTTTGGTGTATACAGTTCTGGTGAGACTACTCGAGAACCAGCTGAAGCAGCCAACCGGTTACTGCAAAACCTCAATTGTGTGGGTTGCCCCAATATCAGAAAAGTGTTGATACTGCCAGCAGCTCGATTTTATCATTTATCAACACTGAACCTTTCACTATCGGTCAATTTAAAGGAGGTTGATCTTGCCTGTTCCAACCTGGTTTTGCTTAATCTAAG CAACTGTTGCTCTCTGGAAGTACTGAAGCTTGGCTGCCCAAGATTGGCTAGTCTCTTTCTTCAG TCTTGTAACATGGATGAAGCAGGAGTTGAAGCTGCTATATCAAGATGCTGCTCACTAGAGACACTGGATCTCCGTTTCTGTTCAAAG ATATCCTCGGTGAGCATGGCGAGGTTCCGAGCAGTGTGTCCTAGTTTGAAGCGAGTCTTCAGCAGTCCAAATCTTGCAGATTAG
- the LOC106410816 gene encoding F-box/LRR-repeat protein 15 isoform X1 has product MRIWCFDCFTDEEEEGRLKQSAMDNNNNNNNDDVDLDLNQTELGVSEDERWPMCEEMMRAATEEEEEDGTELEQLWSSEIRSHPHLVLQGESSNAAAAAAVGEDCTMEEADHDSYHKRAKVYSGLACSESRSASGVSSDAGSSVERTVSFGVASSSRTDVDMFCQNFILNYSRKDGKKDEGDDNGSSESEDFEVHIDLTDDLLHMVFSFLNHIDLCRSAMVCRQWRVASSHEDFWKALNFENMRISIEQFEDMCLRYPNATEVNVYGTPSVNALAMKAATTLRNLEVLTVGKGHISENFFQALGECNMLRSVTVNEAILGNGAQEIHLSHDRLRELKITKCRVMRLSIRCPQLRSLSLKRSNMSQAMLNCPLLQLLDIASCHKLLDAAIRSAAISCPQLESLDVSNCSCVSDETLREIAQACASLHILNASYCPNISLESVHLPMLTVLKLHSCEGITSASMTWIANSPALEVLELDNCNLLTSVVLHLSRLQSISLVHCRKFTELNLQSVMLSSITISNCPALRRITITSNSLRRLALQKQENLTTLVLQCQSLQEVDLSDCESLSNAVCEIFSDDGGCPILKSLILDNCESLTEVRFSNSSLASLSLVGCRAVTSLELKCPRIEQICLDGCDHLETALFQPVALRSLNLGICPKLSVLNIEAPYMVSLELKGCGVLSEASIICPLLTSLDASFCGQLRDDCLSATTSSCPLIESLVLMSCPSIGSDGLSSLNGLPNLTVLDLSYTFLMNLEPVFKSCIRLKVLKLQACKYLTDSSLEPLYKEGALPALEELDLSYGTLCQTAIDDLLACCTHLTHLSLNGCVNMHDLDWGSTNVQPFDYFGVYSSGETTREPAEAANRLLQNLNCVGCPNIRKVLILPAARFYHLSTLNLSLSVNLKEVDLACSNLVLLNLSNCCSLEVLKLGCPRLASLFLQSCNMDEAGVEAAISRCCSLETLDLRFCSKISSVSMARFRAVCPSLKRVFSSPNLAD; this is encoded by the exons ATGAggatttggtgttttgattgcttCACCGACGAGGAGGAGGAAGGTAGACTGAAACAATCGGCTatggacaacaacaacaacaacaacaacgacgATGTCGATTTGGATCTAAACCAGACTGAGCTAGGAGTCAGTGAGGACGAGCGTTGGCCTATGTGTGAGGAGATGATGCGTGCTgcgacggaggaggaggaggaggacggTACTGAATTGGAGCAGTTATGGTCATCTGAGATTCGCTCCCATCCTCATTTAGTTCTTCAAGGAGAGAGTAGCaatgctgctgctgctgctgctgtagGTGAGGATTGTACGATGGAGGAAGCTGATCACGATTCGTATCATAAACGTGCTAAAGTCTACTCTGGCCTTGC TTGCAGTGAGTCACGGTCAGCTTCCGGGGTATCTTCAGATGCTGGTTCGTCGGTGGAGAGAACTGTGAGTTTTGGGGTTGCCTCTTCTTCTAGGACGGATGTGGATATGTTCTGTCAGAACTTCATCTTGAATTATAGTCGGAAAGATGGGAAGAAAGATGAGGGAGATGATAACGGTTCTTCTGAATCAGAAGATTTTGAAGTTCATATTGATTTGACTGATGACCTCTTGCATATG gTATTCTCGTTCTTGAATCACATCGACCTCTGTCGCTCTGCTATGGTGTGTCGTCAGTGGAGAGTAGCTAGTTCTCATGAGGATTTTTGGAAGGCCTTGAACTTTGAGAATATGAGGATTTCTATCGAGCAAT TTGAAGACATGTGTCTTCGCTATCCCAATGCCACTGAAGTGAATGTTTATGGCACTCCTTCTGTTAACGCTCTGGCTATGAAAGCAGCCACCACTTTGAG GAATCTGGAGGTCTTAACTGTAGGAAAAGGTCATATCAGTGAAAACTTCTTCCAGGCATTGGGGGAGTGTAATATGTTAAGGAGCGTGACTGTAAATGAGGCTATTTTGGGGAATGGTGCTCAGGAAATTCACCTGAGTCATGATCGGCTACGTGAACTTAAGATTACAAAATGCCGCGTCATGCGTTTGTCTATCAG GTGTCCGCAGCTCAGGTCTTTATCATTAAAAAGAAGCAACATGTCACAGGCGATGCTTAACTGTCCactccttcaacttcttgatATAGCCTCGTGCCATAAGCTCCTGGATGCTGCTATCCGTTCAGCTGCCATTTCGTGTCCTCAGTTAGAGTCGCTCGATGTTTCCAACTGTTCCTGTGTCAGCGATGAAACTTTGCGTGAAATAGCCCAGGCTTGTGCTAGTCTCCATATTCTTAATGCTTCATACTGCCCCAATATATCTCTTGAG TCAGTACATCTCCCCATGTTGACAGTTCTCAAGCTTCATAGCTGTGAGGGTATAACATCAGCGTCTATGACTTGGATTGCTAACAGTCCTGCGCTGGAG GTTTTGGAGCTTGATAATTGTAATCTGTTGACATCTGTCGTGTTGCATCTCTCCCGTTTGCAGAGTATAAGCCTAGTCCATTGCCGCAA ATTCACAGAGCTGAACTTGCAAAGCGTAATGCTTTCATCTATCACTATCTCAAACTGTCCAGCGCTTCGCCGAATCACAATCACTTCAAACTCCCTTCGA CGGTTAGCTCTCCAGAAACAGGAGAATTTGACAACATTAGTTCTGCAATGCCAGTCCTTGCAAGAAGTGGATCTCTCTGATTGTGAATCGCTCTCAAACGCTGTTTGTGAAATATTTAGTGATGATGGTGGATGCCCAATACTGAAATCATTAATTCTTGACAACTGTGAG AGCTTAACAGAAGTACGATTCAGCAATTCATCGTTGGCTAGTCTGTCCCTTGTTGGCTGTCGTGCTGTTACTTCTCTCGAGTTGAAGTGCCCTCGCATAGAGCAGATCTGTTTGGATGGATGTGATCATCTTGAAACTGCATTATTCCAGCCT GTTGCGCTCCGGTCTCTGAATCTAGGAATATGTCCGAAATTGAGTGTGCTCAATATCGAAGCACCTTATATGGTGTCCCTTGAATTGAAAGGCTGTGGTGTACTGTCTGAAGCATCCATCATTTGTCCTCTGTTAACATCTTTAGATGCGTCTTTCTGCGG CCAACTGAGGGATGACTGTCTATCTGCAACCACTTCTTCTTGCCCACTGATTGAGTCACTGGTGCTAATGTCGTGTCCTTCTATTGGCTCTGATGGTCTGTCTTCCTTGAACGGGCTCCCAAATCTGACTGTTCTTGATTTGTCGTACACTTTCTTGATGAATTTGGAGCCTGTCTTCAAGTCCTGTATTCGACTGAAG GTACTCAAATTACAAGCCTGCAAATATCTCACTGACTCATCACTGGAGCCTCTATACAAAGAAGGTGCTTTACCGGCACTTGAAGAGTTAGACCTGTCTTATGGAACTCTCTGTCAGACTGCGATTGACGATCTACTTGCGTGCTGCACACACTTGACCCATTTGAGCTTGAACGGCTGTGTTAATATGCATGACCTTGATTGGGGTTCAACCAATGTGCAGCCATTTGATTACTTTGGTGTATACAGTTCTGGTGAGACTACTCGAGAACCAGCTGAAGCAGCCAACCGGTTACTGCAAAACCTCAATTGTGTGGGTTGCCCCAATATCAGAAAAGTGTTGATACTGCCAGCAGCTCGATTTTATCATTTATCAACACTGAACCTTTCACTATCGGTCAATTTAAAGGAGGTTGATCTTGCCTGTTCCAACCTGGTTTTGCTTAATCTAAG CAACTGTTGCTCTCTGGAAGTACTGAAGCTTGGCTGCCCAAGATTGGCTAGTCTCTTTCTTCAG TCTTGTAACATGGATGAAGCAGGAGTTGAAGCTGCTATATCAAGATGCTGCTCACTAGAGACACTGGATCTCCGTTTCTGTTCAAAG ATATCCTCGGTGAGCATGGCGAGGTTCCGAGCAGTGTGTCCTAGTTTGAAGCGAGTCTTCAGCAGTCCAAATCTTGCAGATTAG
- the LOC106410134 gene encoding putative pectinesterase/pectinesterase inhibitor 45, whose amino-acid sequence MAFQDFDLIQERVNADRKRKFRKKITIGVVSTLVVVAVITGGAFAYVTFGKKSQEPVKATNTNSKAKGSDKSSEKSTATPSNKPPSSAAAHSDKPGQVDKIIKALCNSTLYKPSCEKTLKNGAKTASPLSDPRSLLKSSIKATNEDLVKGFEKVLKLKTGNKDEKDALAQCKLLVDEAKEELNTSMKRINDTKVNSFAKIAPDLDTWLSAVMSHQETCLDGFEEGKLRTEIRKNFNSSQMMTSNSLAMIKSLDAYLSKATKVKTRHLLESRSSWLGNKERRMLKAVDVKALKPNAIVAKDGSGNFTTINAALKAMPAKYKGRYTIYIKHGVYDESVIVDKKKANVTMVGDGSQKTIVTGNKSHAKKVRTFLTATFVAQGEGFMAHSMGFRNTAGPDKHQAVAIRVQSDRSVFQNCRFEGYQDTLYAYTHRQFYRSCVIVGTIDFIFGDAAALFQNCNIFIRKGVQGQKNTVTSQGRVDKFQTTGFVIQNCTIAPNEDLKPVKAQFKSYLGRPCKNHSRTVVMESTIEDVIDPVGWLRWQETDFAIGTLLYAEYKNDGPSGKTTSRVKWPGFRVINKEEAMKYTVGPFLQGDPWIHDMGSQVKFGLYDA is encoded by the exons atggcTTTTCAAGATTTTGACCTCATTCAAGAACGCGTAAACGCTGACAGAAAACGTAAATTCAGGAAGAAAATCACCATTGGAGTTGTCTCTACGCTTGTTGTCGTTGCTGTCATTACAGGAGGTGCTTTTGCTTATGTTACATTTGGAAAAAAATCACAAGAACCGGTGAAAGCCACAAACACAAACAGTAAAGCTAAAGGCTCAGATAAAAGCTCCGAGAAGAGTACCGCTACTCCAAGCAATAAACCACCATCTTCTGCAGCAGCACATTCTGATAAGCCCGGCCAGGTCGATAAGATTATCAAAGCACTTTGTAATTCAACTCTTTACAAACCAAGTTGTGAGAAAACTCTTAAAAACGGGGCAAAGACAGCTTCTCCTCTGTCTGATCCTAGGAGCCTCTTAAAGTCTTCAATAAAAGCAACCAATGAAGATCTAGTGAAAGGTTTCGAAAAGGTTTTGAAACTCAAAACAGGGAACAAAGATGAAAAAGACGCTTTAGCGCAGTGCAAGTTGCTTGTGGATGAAGCTAAGGAAGAACTTAACACCTCTATGAAAAGAATCAACGACACAAAGGTTAACAGCTTTGCGAAAATAGCTCCTGATTTAGACACTTGGTTAAGCGCAGTCATGTCGCATCAAGAGACATGTCTCGATGGGTTTGAAGAAGGGAAACTCAGAACTGAGATACGTAAGAACTTCAACTCTTCTCAAATGATGACTAGCAACTCTCTGGCGATGATCAAGTCTTTAGATGCATATCTTTCTAAGGCTACAAAGGTGAAAACGAGACATCTTCTTGAATCAAGATCGTCTTGGTTAGGCAACAAGGAGAGAAGGATGTTAAAAGCTGTTGATGTGAAGGCTTTGAAACCTAATGCTATAGTGGCTAAAGATGGTAGTGGAAATTTCACAACCATAAATGCTGCACTTAAAGCAATGCCTGCTAAGTACAAAGGAAG atatacCATTTATATAAAACATGGAGTTTATGATGAATCTGTGATTGTTGACAAGAAGAAAGCTAATGTTACAATGGTCGGTGATGGATCGCAGAAGACGATCGTGACGGGAAACAAAAGCCATGCAAAGAAAGTCCGTACGTTCCTCACAGCCACATTTG TGGCACAAGGAGAAGGATTCATGGCACATTCCATGGGGTTCCGGAACACGGCTGGACCTGACAAGCACCAAGCGGTCGCCATACGTGTCCAATCCGACCGTTCAGTTTTCCAAAACTGTAGATTCGAAGGCTACCAAGACACATTATACGCATACACGCACCGACAATTCTACCGTAGTTGTGTCATTGTCGGAACAATAGACTTCATATTCGGTGACGCGGCCGCCCTATTTCAGAACTGTAACATCTTTATCAGAAAAGGAGTACAAGGGCAGAAGAACACGGTGACGTCTCAAGGGCGAGTGGACAAGTTTCAGACAACAGGCTTTGTGATTCAGAACTGTACAATTGCTCCAAACGAAGATCTTAAACCTGTTAAAGCTCAGTTCAAAAGCTACTTAGGTCGGCCGTGTAAGAACCATTCTAGAACAGTTGTGATGGAGTCCACGATCGAGGACGTGATTGATCCTGTTGGTTGGTTGAGATGGCAAGAGACGGATTTCGCTATTGGTACATTGCTTTACGCGGAATACAAAAACGATGGTCCAAGCGGAAAAACTACTTCTAGGGTTAAATGGCCTGGATTTAGGGTTATAAACAAGGAAGAGGCCATGAAGTATACAGTTGGACCATTCTTACAAGGGGATCCATGGATTCATGATATGGGGTCTCAGGTTAAGTTTGGTCTTTATGATGCTTGA
- the LOC106411478 gene encoding LOW QUALITY PROTEIN: eukaryotic translation initiation factor 3 subunit K (The sequence of the model RefSeq protein was modified relative to this genomic sequence to represent the inferred CDS: deleted 1 base in 1 codon), with amino-acid sequence MGLEMESPKEQSSYTVEQLVAVNPFNPEILPDLENYVNEQVTSQTYSLDSNLCLLRLYQFEPERMNTHVVARILIKALMAMPTPDFSLCLFLIPERVQMEEQFKALIVLSHYLETGRFQQFWDEAAKNRHFLESVPGFEEAIQAYASHLLSLSYQKLPRSVLAEVLNMDGASLDKFIEHQVANSGWILEKENGSIVLPQNEFNHPELKKNAGENVPLEHIARIFPILG; translated from the exons ATGGGATTAGAGATGGAGTCGCCGAAGGAACAGAGCTCTTACACCGTTGAGCAGCTCGTCGCCGTCAATCCATTCAACCCTGAGATCTTGCCTGATCTCGAAAACTACGTCAACGAGCAG GTTACGTCGCAAACGTATAGTCTGGATTCAAATCTATGCTTGCTTCGTCTCTACCAG TTTGAGCCTGAGCGTATGAATACTCATGTTGTGGCTCGTATCTTGATCAAG GCTCTTATGGCTATGCCAACTCCAGACTTCAGTCTTTGCCTCTTCTTGATTCCCGAACGAGTG CAAATGGAGGAGCAGTTCAAGGCACTCATTGTTCTCTCCCACTACCTTGAG ACTGGGAGGTTCCAACAGTTTTGGGATGAAGCTGCCAAGAACCGTCACTTTCTCGAGTCTGTTCCAG GTTTTGAGGAAGCTATCCAA GCATATGCAAGTCACCTTCTTAGCTTAAGCTACCAAAAGCTTCCAAGATCTGTTCTTGCCGAGG TGTTAAACATGGATGGTGCATCTCTGGACAAGTTCATTGAGCACCAAGTGGCTAACAGTGGATGGATTCTTGAGAAAGAAAATGGAAGTATCGTCTTACCGCAGAATGAATTTAACCATCCGGAGCTAAAGAAAAACGCAGGTGAGAATGTTCCCTTGGAACACATCGCCCGCATCTTCCCCATCCTTGGTTGA